Proteins found in one Pyrus communis chromosome 15, drPyrComm1.1, whole genome shotgun sequence genomic segment:
- the LOC137716918 gene encoding VQ motif-containing protein 9: MDKSCPSSTTDSVAHTTAACSGGGGSFSTTTTRDNYLKHVNKLSHKISKPTTTNTQNTFLKKPNFESPPPPPPPLPLPPQQQQQHQPPVYNINKNDFRDVVQKLTGSPAHDRFSNPQPPVQQPKPQISSRLQRIRPPPLAQVNNRPPPSLESAAPPPNASNPIIPPMGSAAAHFNSIGRSTTPLSPLPPFPTVHGAAESPVSAYMRYLHNSISAVDSNNQKFSGFSPLAPLVSPRWTNLTPPPQQNQQVAPPLQGIGTSANQQPQTTTAIASQPQFAMPPSPLPFGCLNSPRSSYPLLSPNQLGFPQLPLSPTVPAPSPRWRSF; the protein is encoded by the coding sequence ATGGATAAAAGCTGTCCCTCTTCAACTACTGATTCAGTTGCTCACACTACTGCCGCTTGCAGTGGCGGCGGCGGAAGCTTCAGCACGACCACCACCAGAGACAATTACCTCAAACACGTCAACAAGCTCTCCCACAAGATCTCAAaacccaccaccaccaacacccAAAACACCTTCCTCaaaaaacccaactttgaaagcccaccgcctcctcctcctccacttcctcttcctccccaacagcagcagcagcaccagCCGCCGGTCtacaacatcaacaaaaatgactTCCGCGACGTCGTTCAGAAGCTCACCGGCTCTCCCGCCCACGACCGCTTCTCTAACCCACAGCCGCCCGTCCAACAGCCCAAGCCCCAGATCAGCTCTCGCCTCCAGCGCATCCGCCCTCCCCCCCTCGCTCAGGTTAACAACCGCCCCCCTCCCTCGCTAGAATCCGCTGCTCCACCCCCAAACGCCAGCAATCCAATCATCCCACCCATGGGATCCGCCGCCGCTCACTTCAACTCCATCGGACGGTCCacaacccctctctctcccctccctccTTTCCCAACCGTACACGGAGCGGCTGAATCCCCCGTCTCAGCCTACATGCGGTACCTCCACAACTCAATCTCAGCCGTCGATTCTAACAACCAGAAGTTCTCGGGATTCTCGCCGCTGGCCCCACTTGTCTCGCCGCGCTGGACCAATCTGACTCCGCCTCCGCAGCAGAATCAGCAGGTTGCGCCTCCGCTGCAGGGGATAGGTACATCAGCGAATCAACAACCGCAGACAACGACGGCGATAGCTTCACAGCCACAGTTCGCGATGCCTCCGTCGCCGCTTCCATTCGGGTGCTTGAATTCGCCGCGATCCTCGTACCCATTGCTTTCCCCAAATCAATTAGGGTTTCCTCAGCTGCCGCTCTCGCCGACAGTGCCTGCACCAAGCCCTAGGTGGAGAAGTTTCTAA
- the LOC137718747 gene encoding cytochrome c oxidase subunit 6b-1-like, which translates to MAETQADKIQTLAEQYALENDVGAKPVEVKEVVSEKPEEAPAAAAEESSEVTPVVEVSSEASPTAATEEGTETNPTSEAAAEESSDSTENSGDQEVVEETPEIKIETAPADFRFPTTNQTRHCFTRYIEYHRCIAAKGEDAPECDKFAKFYRSLCPGEWVERWNEQRENGTFPGPL; encoded by the exons ATGGCGGAGACGCAAGCCGACAAAATCCAAACCCTAGCTGAG CAATATGCATTGGAGAATGATGTGGGTGCCAAGCCTGTCGAAGTAAAAGAAGTTGTTTCCGAGAAACCTGAGGAAGcacctgctgctgctgcagaaGAAAGCTCTGAAGTTACACCAGTTGTTGAAGTAAGCAGTGAAGCCAGTCCTACTGCTGCTACTGAAGAAGGCACTGAAACCAATCCTACCTCTGAAGCTGCTGCTGAAGAAAGCAGTGATAGTACTGAAAACTCAGGTGACCAAGAAGTAGTTGAAGAGACACCTGAAATTAAG ATTGAGACAGCACCAGCAGATTTCCGTTTCCCAACTACTAACCAGACAAGGCATTGCTTTACCCGATATATAGAGTATCATCG GTGCATAGCTGCGAAGGGGGAAGATGCTCCGGAGTGTGACAAATTTGCAAAGTTTTACCGCTCTCTTTGCCCTGGTGAATGG